The following coding sequences lie in one Peribacillus frigoritolerans genomic window:
- the rhaA gene encoding L-rhamnose isomerase yields the protein MTIKEQYEAAKQAYANWGIDVDAALETLKKVPISIHCWQGDDIGGFEVNKSELSGGIDVTGNYPGKATTPEELRMDLEKALSLIPGKHRVNLHAIYAETNGEAVERDQLEPKHFENWLNWAKENGLGLDFNPTLFSHEKAADGLTLSHPDEEIREFWIDHCIASRKIGEYFGRELGMPCLTNIWIPDGYKDIPSDRLTPRKRLKESLDRIFTAEVDETCNWDAVESKVFGIGSESYVVGSHEFYLGYALKNNKICLVDTGHYHPTETVSNKISSMLLYSDKLALHVSRPVRWDSDHVVILDDELREIALEIVRNDALNQVIIGLDFFDASINRVAAWTIGTRNMIKALLYALLVPNDHLKELQEKGDFTERLALMEEFKTYPFGAIWDYYCEKMNVPVKESWLTQVKEYERDVLAKR from the coding sequence ATGACAATTAAAGAACAGTACGAAGCGGCGAAACAAGCGTATGCGAATTGGGGAATTGATGTGGATGCGGCACTCGAAACTCTGAAAAAAGTGCCTATTTCGATACATTGCTGGCAGGGTGATGATATTGGTGGATTTGAAGTGAACAAAAGTGAATTATCGGGCGGAATTGATGTGACGGGGAATTATCCAGGAAAAGCCACTACGCCGGAAGAGCTACGCATGGATCTTGAAAAAGCGTTATCGCTTATTCCGGGGAAACATCGCGTCAATTTGCATGCCATTTATGCGGAAACAAATGGAGAAGCAGTCGAACGCGATCAGCTTGAGCCAAAGCACTTCGAAAACTGGTTGAATTGGGCTAAAGAAAACGGTCTTGGTTTGGATTTTAACCCGACACTATTTTCCCATGAAAAAGCAGCAGACGGCTTGACACTTTCTCATCCAGATGAAGAAATACGTGAATTCTGGATAGATCATTGCATCGCCAGCCGAAAAATCGGAGAGTACTTTGGTCGTGAACTCGGCATGCCCTGCTTAACAAATATATGGATTCCAGACGGCTACAAAGATATTCCAAGCGACCGTTTGACACCGAGAAAGAGATTAAAAGAATCCCTTGATCGAATTTTTACGGCAGAAGTGGATGAAACATGTAATTGGGATGCAGTGGAAAGTAAAGTATTCGGTATCGGTTCCGAGTCTTATGTCGTAGGATCGCATGAATTCTACCTTGGCTACGCACTGAAAAATAACAAAATTTGCTTAGTGGATACAGGTCATTATCATCCGACTGAAACAGTATCGAACAAAATTTCTTCGATGCTATTATACAGTGATAAACTGGCACTTCATGTTTCGCGCCCGGTTCGATGGGACAGTGACCACGTCGTAATTTTAGACGATGAGCTTCGTGAAATTGCGCTTGAAATTGTTCGCAATGATGCATTAAACCAGGTGATCATTGGTCTTGATTTCTTTGATGCCAGCATTAACCGTGTTGCTGCCTGGACGATTGGTACGCGTAATATGATTAAAGCCCTCTTATATGCCTTACTTGTACCGAACGATCATTTGAAAGAACTGCAAGAAAAAGGGGATTTTACTGAGCGACTGGCATTAATGGAGGAATTTAAAACCTATCCATTTGGTGCAATTTGGGATTATTATTGTGAGAAAATGAATGTACCGGTAAAGGAAAGTTGGCTGACGCAAGTGAAAGAATATGAACGTGATGTTTTAGCAAAACGTTAA